The Manduca sexta isolate Smith_Timp_Sample1 chromosome 1, JHU_Msex_v1.0, whole genome shotgun sequence sequence ATGAGCTCCGTATGTGCACAGATGATACtattttaaagaagaagaaagaaaagacAGATGAGAAAGACAAACTTGACTTGGATCTACTCAATCAGACTGAAACGGAAGGGAATATTACAGAAGTTGAGGTTGGGACCAAAAAGGTATTGAAGCATAAGAGACTTACTAAGCGGAGTAAAAAAACAGAAGATGAAGTGATTCCTATAGACTCAACAGATGAAGAAGACGTTCCATTAGTCTCCTTAAAAACACTGAAACCTAAAAAGGGATTTGAGCCTATCTGGGCGCGAAAGAAATCTATAAAAGACAATCGAAAGCAACTTACTtgtaacatttgcaataaatactGCTACACATTTCAGAATTATCAACATCATATGTCGTTACATGGTAAAAATGATGTTAAAACTTGTATTAAATGCTCTCAAGAGTTTAAAAGCAAGGAGAAGCTCAACCAGCATATAGAGACAGAGCATTCCTCGTCAAAACTTACTGAGACGTTAAAGAACTTGCTAGAAAAGCGAAAGAAAATCACAGCACCACCAAACATGATGACTACAGCAGAGAAATTCCAGCGAACTATCAAAAAAACTAAAGTAGACACCATAAACTCATCAACCGCGACGGTAACTCCTGTCGAAAATGGATTATCTGTCCAGAAGTTTTTAGAAACTTTCACACCGGAAGACCCATCGCACCCATCTAACGTACATATTGAGAACTGTGTGTCAATTAAAGCAATAAGCGACCCTTTCTTCAGAAAATCGACTATTCAAATGACTAAGTTCGAGCAAGCGGAGTCTTATGACAATCCAAAGTTGCAATTGCCTGTCAAATTCACGCAATACGACTCTGAACCGGTGAAGTGTAATATCAAGATAGTGCACAATGTATATACTTCAAACAATTTCTTTACCGAAAGCTATGATTATTGCGATAGAACAGAAAGCATTCCGGACGTAGCTCAAGAAGTTATGCTGGAGGTCACAGAGGAGCCAAAACAAATACAGGTTCCAAATAGAGTGGTTCTGCCTATACCTCAAGGCTGTGATAATGTATCTATAGCCCATTTACAACCACAAGCACCGTATTACAAAATTGTAAAGATGAATGACATATTGGAACCGCGGGTAGAGGAATCAAAAAGCGAATTGATCAGACTGCCTGATGGTACCCAGATGATTACAGTCAACCCGTTAAAGCATTTATTAGGAGATAGGAATGTTGATGAGATCCTGCAGCCTTTAAAGAATAAGTATTATAAGCCGAAGGTAGTGAAAAATGTTGAGAACTTGTTGACAAAAGCTTTGGAGAAGGCAAACGCGCCTACCAACGTAAGGAAACGAAAATCTAACAAGAAGATATGTAACAATGAAATTGGAAATCAAAATAGTAATGCGTAGAGTTTGCTTTTGGTTCttacttaaattttaagttGTAATGTTTGATTAGTTATTTGGCTACTCTAAGTGACAgtgtaaatatagtaattatgttttaaaatctaGTGCAGTGTGGTAGCATAGGTACTTGCAACCAGGGTGGTCCCAGAATTGCACAAGATACCAGGGGAGAGTCAATCTCTTGACTGGTTCAggcaaaaatgtaaaaattaaagaatttatttccTTCGGCAACCCTATGCTACACCACTGATCTAGtcttgaattaattatatttcactattcaaaataatgttttctaaTATTTCATCATTCACAAATATACCAGCACATACAGATATTAAAACCATTCATCATGCACATCCCTGAAGGGGTGGGTAGAGGTGAAGCCAGTGCACTCATTTTTCCCCAACTGCTCTATCTCATGAATTAGTAGTTGAGCCCGTTATAtgtagacaaatatttattaattatgttttctgTACTTCATTGCTCAATAAGAAACCTATAGAAACCATTCTGTCGTGGTAATCGAGAGGCAGTAAGTTAAAGGTGACcaaattttttcattttttaataatatcagccctctatattgtcccactgctggacactagcctcctctactactgggattaggccttagtccaccactagtgcgggtagacttcacacatcctcaaaattcgtatagaaaacttctcaggtgtgcaggtttcctcacgatgttttccttcaccgttaaagcaagcgataattcacaaagaatacacacataactttagagaagtcagaggtggaTATTGAATCTGCagacatacgtctcggcagtccattccgcaaccaactaggctatcgccgcttttgcagttttttaattactgaatttttttattaacgaaCTTTCTTCCTAAGCTTTCATATatctacgtaaattataaatgcattttcttgtttaAAAACACAAGAACAATAAGATAATCTAATTAACCATATATTAGAGAAGAAGACCGCCtcttttgactttttttttttttcttactgcTATATCGATTACCATGGCAGTATTGCAAAGGTACGTAAGTTCATAAGCCTTAATAAATTTATCTGCgtcgctctcaagtgcgatatgATCTGAGACGCTCTCAAGTCACCATCATAAGATCgtcactatttaataaactgatGCAATCCAAttgcaatttgttttaattgactATATCGCAGTGAAAGGTGCACACATATACGACAcaccataatatatttaagatcAGTAAATTGATCTCTGGTAATGCACCGTACTAACGGTAGGTAATAGCAAgagaaattaataaactttacttCTGGAATGGATATATCTTGTTTTGtattaatagatataaaatgttatacaaacaaaacaatatcactttgcccgatgattcgaacccaggacctcagagcgccgccgtaccgcgcatgccaccgaggcagtctagcagttgtatattctatatacttatataaaaatgaatccctatttcccttggtcacgccattacgcgtgaaaggctggaccgatttcattatttttttgttgttgtatttgttattgtgaaGAGAAGGTTCTATGGAAgaagaaattcaaaaaattgcacggaaaattagaaaatttaagaaaacgtaaatatgaattttatataactgtcaattgtttgaaataactgtcagcgatcgacagaatgcgcgctgcaaattcatagttaagacgggacgtctgtcgggtcaactagttgtaaataaaacacatatttacttaaaacaatttattgcaaGTATCGCCATAGATCTATCTATATACATTAACATAACTGTGTATCCATGAAAAAATAACTAAGGCGTAAATAGTGGAACGTTTCTCTTAGCTATATAATATAAGGCCCAGCTCACTAGCGAGACGGTAAGCGTTCATTAGCTGTCTACATAAACCCTAACCTTCCTAACAGCTCTGGCCCGCGTGTGGAATACAGAATAATACACGTTACATTGTTAGTTCCAAGGGCTTCGGCAGGGCGatagattctaaaaaagttgccaaatgtaaagcaaccaaagtcctTAATCTTTGATTACTTGATCGATTCCCGTGCGTCGAAACACGAAATTCACCAATTCTAtttctaatattccgtacgctgaCGTTTcgctttgttattattaaagaaaggAGGAGTTGCGGAGGAACATATGCTCTCGATTTTAGGGtctgttcaagtattacgtaacgcaatttaggGTTGGGGGTGCTTGTAAcacgttacgatgcgtaacaggCGCGGGGGGGTTCgaacaacgcgttatgtaacattggattttttattttaaaacaataacaaatgtattttagcgattttccggtactatgctaaaaaaaaaatgtaattttagttatataacattttgaggcgggggcgtacaggacaacgttacggcgcgtaacATGCGGgggtcatcatcatcatcatttcagccgggaatcgtccactgctggacataggcctccattgagcgccacagggaccggttctggcgccttcatccatcggactccggcgaccctcaccaggtcgtcggtccatctcgtgggggcctacgctgcgtctcccggttcgtggtcgccactccagaactttccCCAACGGCCATCAATTCTATACATGCGGGGGTGTGGGgttcaaaatcttcaaaaattgcgttacgttaTTCTTGAAGGACCCcttatatatacagggtcatgttgacatcgcgttactaaatgaaaccacatactcgtcttcacctttgctgacattgtgccaaaaaccaTCCATTAATAAAGGATATTTTCACCAATAATacttgttttagttttctgatatttttagcattttgtagtttattgcgtatatggcgtgtgtgagtgtatttctgactgaatgtgtgatgtcgctgcgaccatcttagagtagtagtagtggattaagggcgtgtaaaattaaaatcactttttattaatatttatttcgttcgaaacttacactttattttacatctacggctcaagtaacttattgtagtgttatttccaagtagataagtatgtggtttcatttagtaacgcgatgtcaaaatgactgtataaCTAGAAGCCAAGAGTATTAACTCGTTCAGGgatatgaaactattttaattattatacattgatCTAAAATATCTTAACACTAGATATCGAATGTGAATTGggagaataaaataacaatacgtAAGAGCAaacattttactggtggtagaatatctatatatataaaagaaagttgtgttagttacactatttataattcaagaacggatgaaccgatttggctgaaaattggtggagaggtagcttagaaccaggagacggacataggatactttttatcctgttcccacgggaacgggacgtgacataaggcgtggtataagaaagcaaaatttggtatggagatagtataagaccctgggcaggttgtaggctactatcccgggaaaatatatagctggacttttatcccggaaaacactcACGCGgaggaagccgcgagcaaaagctagtttaatataaacccggatagcgaccgtacacaagggtgttaaaacccgccatagtggcgcacgtgtcgcgttcctggatcagcctgcgtattagttttaacaggccggcataattctgtcgactgaggggtaatcaatCTTTAGTCAacactattggaccccactattaacatcaggtgcagtggactTTATCATGATggtctaaaaaaaattacagtttgCACACTTGCACCTTTCATCCTCAAAGGGAGAggtgattaattaaaacaataaaatatttttttgtcttagaTAGTATTATTACCAATCCACACCCGATATACTTAaactaatacttatatattaatcaGGTATGTCGTATGCATTCCCAGACTCTTCGGCGAAATCTTCCAATGGAActatttctgaaaaaaaaaaccatataGCCTTTTACCTTTTCTCGAATGCTACAAGGCCAGCGTGAAAATGACCATCATGATGATTCCCTAGTCGACTTTTGGCAACGGcgtccaatctcaacggagatcagacaggagatattatagtgcacgagtgtgtgcaatacacaagcactctgttcctcatagtccggtgagacgacatgaccagagagagatcaggaccaacggctttacgtgccgaGGTACAATATCACACAGTTGCAACAGAATTatatttaagatggaaaaacccagtcaccaTTTTGACCCGGGATTCGGACCCAAGTCCCCGGCATAGTGAGGTTTATTGAAACAACCGTAAAGGAAATATTTGAGATATCAATTAATCAGCATGTTACCATCCACTGCTACACCAGGCCGCTCAAAATAAGCGCCAACCATTTGACATAGTAAATCGATACTTGAAAGGCAACATATCTAAGCaaaaatcaatacatttttGAGTAactgctttaaagttttgattttaatatgaaaattcataacaatgaaactttttattttataaaaatatacacccttattcatagacgttatttatctatggacggagcattgctgtgataacaagtctgtttcagtgctgacggcatggcagccttcgcagtgcgtagacatagggccgttgtgattggctaatattgagatacaacttgaatctagttggctgtcagataaaccaagctgagaaacagacttgttatcacagcaatgctctgtccatagataaataacgtctatgaatatgggt is a genomic window containing:
- the LOC115452287 gene encoding zinc finger protein Xfin-like, with product MSSLDDSEEPEVLVDEIIYAADCDTVCNICSAEFLDPQDLQQHLTQVHSSEIPNLVQCQFCTSSVPDLEKYAHHIRDYHLKSLKMCSFCTKIFLDFDQHRKHERRHYCTKKDYASCSQCPECFTSYAELERHEYEHHNNENDGFMLQDFFPILSSVLHMRAVEFIKRMNNSQSCECVACGYKSVDVKKYIQHLQNGNCKSYSCNNCSNTYKRKKFLLRHLSIHKECFNSMSSEVRQKCTECQENILSRFYQSHVKQCKPIKCIPCNIIFNSLDELSSHQCKNHPLAVEVKLCKFCCRQCVGTYALRKHMIRTHREDIWLYKYKCVTCDTPFKHPQKLFAHYFIKHKELEPYTCKICDKTFRLRKRFTIHIKLDHKSVGFVELDENYHVFFTEKKPEKPFVPRCVLSEDELRMCTDDTILKKKKEKTDEKDKLDLDLLNQTETEGNITEVEVGTKKVLKHKRLTKRSKKTEDEVIPIDSTDEEDVPLVSLKTLKPKKGFEPIWARKKSIKDNRKQLTCNICNKYCYTFQNYQHHMSLHGKNDVKTCIKCSQEFKSKEKLNQHIETEHSSSKLTETLKNLLEKRKKITAPPNMMTTAEKFQRTIKKTKVDTINSSTATVTPVENGLSVQKFLETFTPEDPSHPSNVHIENCVSIKAISDPFFRKSTIQMTKFEQAESYDNPKLQLPVKFTQYDSEPVKCNIKIVHNVYTSNNFFTESYDYCDRTESIPDVAQEVMLEVTEEPKQIQVPNRVVLPIPQGCDNVSIAHLQPQAPYYKIVKMNDILEPRVEESKSELIRLPDGTQMITVNPLKHLLGDRNVDEILQPLKNKYYKPKVVKNVENLLTKALEKANAPTNVRKRKSNKKICNNEIGNQNSNA